The Candidatus Neomarinimicrobiota bacterium genome contains the following window.
ACGTACGCTTGTTTCATCAGTCTATCATAATCGGTTAAAACAAAACATGCTTTTAGGTTGTGATCCAACTTTGATCTATATGCTGGTTCGTCGAGGTGAGTGGGATGGCAATATCAGGCGTAAGCATTTTTCCATAAGAGACCCCTATAACAGTTATCTCTATCGCGGCTTGCCACCTGGTCCAATTGCGAACCCTGGTTTAGCCAGCATTCTGGCCAGCCTGAATCCGGAGGATACACAATTTCTTTACTTCGTGGGTAAAAATGATGGTTCCGGATCCCACGATTTTTCTAAAACCCTTCGAGAACACACAAACAAGGTCAATCGATATCAACGTCGGAGTCGTGCTAAATGAGTAATGTACTGGCAGGTTTGAACCCCCAACAACAGGCGGCTGTACAGGCTCTGGAAGGACCGGTATTGATCTTCGCCGGGGCCGGCAGTGGCAAGACCAGAGTGTTGACGCATCGCATAGCCAATCTTATCCATAGTGGTACTGCGGCTCCCCACGAAATACTGTCAGTCACTTTTACCAATAAGGCCGCCGGAGAAATGCGTGAGCGGATCAAGCGGATCCTCGGCGATAACCTCTCCCACGTCAATATGGGTACTTTTCACTCGATCTGTGCCCGCATCCTGAGACGTGAAGCACTCTATATTGGATATGAGCAGAGTTTTAGCATCTATGATGATGAGGATGGACAGAAAGTGGTCAAGAAGATCCTGAAAGATTTGAACATTTCCACTGATGTTATCAAGCCCAATTCAGTTTTTTATGGGATCAAGCAGTTCAAGTCAAAAATGATTTTTCCTGCTGAAGCCGCTGATCTGGCGCTTTCCACCTTTGATGAACAGGTGGCCAGGATCTACGCCATTTATCAAACGGAGCTTAAAAACAGCAGTGCCATGGATTTTGATGATCTTTTGTTGAAACCCCTGGAACTCTTTGAAAAAAACCCTCACATTCTTAAAAAGTATCAGAATCAATTCAAATACATCATGGTTGATGAATATCAGGACACGAATAAAGCCCAATTCCTTTTTGTGGAAGCTTTGAGTCAGAAACACAAGAATCTGTGTGTGGTGGGGGATGATGATCAATCCATTTATGGTTGGCGTGGTGCAGATATTGGCAATATTCTTGATTTTCAGCAACTTTTTCCCCGTGCCAAAATATTTAAACTTGAGCAAAATTATAGATCGACCAAAACTATCCTGGGAGCTGCTTCTGCAGTGGTTTCCCGGAATGAGAATCGGGCTCCCAAAGAACTTTTTACTGAAAGCGGGACAGGGGAGTTAATCAAGGTTCTGGAAGGGCGCAATGAATTGGATGAGGGGCGACTCATTGTTGATGAGATCCAGTCGGTTTGTCGCCGAAATGGCCACGGATTTCAGGATGTCGCCTTATTGTACCGAACCAATGCTCAATCTCGACCTTTGGAGGATGTGTTGCGACGTAATGGCATTCCCTATCAGATCATCGGGGGCACAAAATTCTATGATCGTTTGGAAGTAAAAGATGTATTGGGCTATTTCCGTCTAATCGTGAACCCTCTTGATAATATCAGCTTTATGCGCGTTATCAATAAGCCCACCCGGGGGATCGGGAAGACCAGTCAGGAAGCCGTGATGGCTTTTGCTGCTGATCAAGGGATTTCCTTGTTTAGTGCGGCTACACGCGCTCAGGAGGTTGGTATGCCAGCCAGAGCGTTTAATCGGACCATTGAATTTGTTCAATTGATCGGGAAATATTCAAGCTTGTTAAGTGAATTGAACCTGGAAGAATGGGCTCGTGTCTTTGTTGATGAACTTGGTTTTGTAAAGCTTTACAAGGCCGAAGCTACTGCGGAAAGTGATGTCAGGATCGACAATATCTATGAGCTATTGTCAGCTATTTCTGAATATGCTCAAAGGGTTGATGAACCCACCCTGACTGGTTATATGGAAGAGGTTTCGCTGCTCACCGATATAGATAAGTTTAACCGAGATAAACAACAGGTCACTTTAATGACCCTGCATAGTGCCAAAGGTCTGGAATTTCCGGTTGTCTTTCTCACGGGAATGGAGGATGGACTGTTCCCATTACAACGAGCTATTGAAGAAGCGGAAGCCCTGGAAGAAGAACGCAGATTATTTTATGTAGGCTTGACACGCGCCATGGAACGTGCATATTTAAGTGGTGCTCAAATGAGACAGCGCTATGGGGAGACAATGTACAGTCGTCCCTCACGTTTTCTGGAAGAGATACCGGCAGATTTACTTGAATATGGAACCCGAACGATCAGTGACTTTACTCGCCAAGAGTATCATCGGAAACCTGGAGCAAAAGTGACCCGTACCAAAACTATCAAGCCAGTACCCAAGAAACACAGCACAGGTATGCAGCGTGCATTAGGTACTCTCAATCAGAGAGAGCCAGGTGTGTATGAGGCTGGCATGGAGGTTGTGCATAAGATTTTTGGTAAGGGGAATATACTTAATGTAGAAGGTAGCGGTCCAGAATCGAAGGTGACCGTCATGTTTCAGGGGAATGTCAAGAAGAAGCTCATCGCGAAGTTTGCGAATCTGGATGTTCAGGATTGACCTACTTGGATCGATTAAACATCAAGTAAACATATAATTTCTACACCTGTTCCAGTTTTATATTATTTTCACTTTTAAATCTAAATGAGACTTATTTGCACTTGCGTAAATGAGAATCAGTCTTATCTTCTTCGCGTGAGGAGATTAGGATAATGGCGGCAACGAAAAATCAGGATCTGAAAAAAGTACTCAGAGAACACGAACTCAAAGCCACCTCCCAACGGATTGCTCTCCTTAAACTGCTTAATAGCACCCATGAACATTTCGATGCTGAAGAAATTTACTTTGAGCTGTATAAACAACAGAAAAGTGTAAGCCGCGCCACTGTTTATCGTAGTCTGGAAGCTCTGGTTGACCAGCAGCTGGTTAGCAAGCTGGATTTCGGAGATGGCCGGATGCGG
Protein-coding sequences here:
- a CDS encoding UvrD-helicase domain-containing protein, encoding MSNVLAGLNPQQQAAVQALEGPVLIFAGAGSGKTRVLTHRIANLIHSGTAAPHEILSVTFTNKAAGEMRERIKRILGDNLSHVNMGTFHSICARILRREALYIGYEQSFSIYDDEDGQKVVKKILKDLNISTDVIKPNSVFYGIKQFKSKMIFPAEAADLALSTFDEQVARIYAIYQTELKNSSAMDFDDLLLKPLELFEKNPHILKKYQNQFKYIMVDEYQDTNKAQFLFVEALSQKHKNLCVVGDDDQSIYGWRGADIGNILDFQQLFPRAKIFKLEQNYRSTKTILGAASAVVSRNENRAPKELFTESGTGELIKVLEGRNELDEGRLIVDEIQSVCRRNGHGFQDVALLYRTNAQSRPLEDVLRRNGIPYQIIGGTKFYDRLEVKDVLGYFRLIVNPLDNISFMRVINKPTRGIGKTSQEAVMAFAADQGISLFSAATRAQEVGMPARAFNRTIEFVQLIGKYSSLLSELNLEEWARVFVDELGFVKLYKAEATAESDVRIDNIYELLSAISEYAQRVDEPTLTGYMEEVSLLTDIDKFNRDKQQVTLMTLHSAKGLEFPVVFLTGMEDGLFPLQRAIEEAEALEEERRLFYVGLTRAMERAYLSGAQMRQRYGETMYSRPSRFLEEIPADLLEYGTRTISDFTRQEYHRKPGAKVTRTKTIKPVPKKHSTGMQRALGTLNQREPGVYEAGMEVVHKIFGKGNILNVEGSGPESKVTVMFQGNVKKKLIAKFANLDVQD
- a CDS encoding Fur family transcriptional regulator, with translation MAATKNQDLKKVLREHELKATSQRIALLKLLNSTHEHFDAEEIYFELYKQQKSVSRATVYRSLEALVDQQLVSKLDFGDGRMRYERSHGDDEHHDHLICEHCGKVIEFFNLEMEAQQLAVCEEYDFTPSTHTMYIFGTCADCRQDGSS